CCTAGCCACCTCAGGGACGTTCGCTATGAACTCCTTGCCGACCGTTTTGAACGGGACCTTAGTGGAGACTATGTGCACGAAGAATGCTATGGGTTCATCCTCCGGGTTCTTTATACCATAAACACTCCAGTCTATCCTTCTGATCACCTGGTATGAGACGTCGCTGGAGACGTCGTAGAGCAGGGGTATCTTGTTCGCATACCTGTAGAGCTGTATGTCCCCCGTCGGTTTTATCAGTCCACCGTAGGCTATTGCCGTCTCCACTATGAAGGGGTGCGCCTCGTAAACCGAGGGGGGCCTCTGCACGGCTTTGACGAACTCGGGATGCAGCTCCTTCCTTATACCGGACTCCAAGAGCTCCTCACCCAAGGGGGAGAGGACGCTCGGATCGGGGGGTAGGAAGCCCTTGTAGCTCCTGAGGGCCTCATAAAGGGCCCTTACTTCATCATTCGTGAGCTCCGATGGCCTCTTATCCGGATCCAGTCCCGCTATCCTGAGCACCTCACCGGCCGTCTTCTTACCGACCCTCTGGAAGTGCGTCACCAGGAAGGACTCGAGAGTCCTCGTCCTAGTGGTGCTCAGCATCCTCTGCAGGAGCTCCAGATCCACCCCCTTGGGATGGAAGAGTGCTTCCTTTGGCCTCGGGGGCATCCTATCCGTGCTCCTGGGGAAGATGTAGAGGCGACCATCCGGGTCCAGGAAGGCTATCGTTATGTAAGGGACAGCTATAGCCGTCTGCTGGAGGTAGTCCACAATCTTCCTCCTAGCCCTCTGATAGCTACCCTCGAAGACGGACTCCACTATCGTGTAAGACCTCCTGGAGACCCTCTTGACGACTCTCCTCTCGAGCACTAGGGGCTCGTTCCTCCTTATGTCTATCATCATGGTGAACTCGTAGGCGGGCTCCCCTTCCCTGGCCGAGGTCACCTTGAAGGGCATGTTCGTCGTTATCTGGCCGTAGAGCAGCGCCATAGTCCCCCCGAGGCCGAATGTTCCCCTGCTCTGGATCAGCCTGTACTTAGAGCTCA
The window above is part of the Candidatus Korarchaeota archaeon NZ13-K genome. Proteins encoded here:
- a CDS encoding DNA topoisomerase VI subunit B codes for the protein MTEGLRLEEISAADFFYRNRSLAGFDNPVRATYTIVRELVENSLDAVELSGRSPKVLVIMREEREADGERLPWYRIKVADNGIGLSPEEIPLAFGRVFVSSKYRLIQSRGTFGLGGTMALLYGQITTNMPFKVTSAREGEPAYEFTMMIDIRRNEPLVLERRVVKRVSRRSYTIVESVFEGSYQRARRKIVDYLQQTAIAVPYITIAFLDPDGRLYIFPRSTDRMPPRPKEALFHPKGVDLELLQRMLSTTRTRTLESFLVTHFQRVGKKTAGEVLRIAGLDPDKRPSELTNDEVRALYEALRSYKGFLPPDPSVLSPLGEELLESGIRKELHPEFVKAVQRPPSVYEAHPFIVETAIAYGGLIKPTGDIQLYRYANKIPLLYDVSSDVSYQVIRRIDWSVYGIKNPEDEPIAFFVHIVSTKVPFKTVGKEFIANVPEVAREIELGLRECARELRIFLGRKRRKEMLLKRYELFKMYYELISWTLEEILGERPPVERLIERIRSMGEEDER